The Kordia sp. SMS9 genome window below encodes:
- a CDS encoding LUD domain-containing protein: protein MSLFKKIFGSKSKPQQDINPEAQRGKYMPQIELPIDERFTINFRKNGGKFLYCDSFTDVYDSLENILAENNWEAKEVLCFDERLQERFDNFDMKFSRINMNASFFLSSCEYLIADNGSILVCSNQIKEKKLNDLPDNFVILAHTSQLKAAIGEGLRGIKNKYKSNIPSNITTIKHFQVKEEKDFLSYGSSSKNLYLLLLEDL, encoded by the coding sequence ATGAGTCTTTTCAAGAAAATTTTCGGCTCCAAATCCAAACCGCAACAGGATATCAATCCTGAGGCACAGCGTGGAAAATATATGCCTCAAATAGAACTACCTATTGATGAGCGTTTTACGATCAATTTTCGTAAAAATGGAGGAAAATTTCTATACTGTGATTCCTTTACCGATGTATATGATAGTTTAGAAAATATTCTCGCAGAAAATAACTGGGAAGCAAAAGAGGTTTTATGTTTTGATGAACGACTTCAAGAGCGCTTTGATAATTTCGACATGAAGTTCTCGCGCATCAATATGAACGCTAGTTTCTTCTTATCATCTTGTGAGTATCTCATTGCTGACAATGGTTCTATTTTAGTTTGTTCCAATCAAATCAAAGAAAAAAAACTAAACGATTTGCCTGATAATTTTGTCATCCTTGCACATACAAGTCAACTCAAAGCGGCTATTGGTGAAGGTTTACGCGGCATCAAGAACAAATACAAGTCCAATATTCCAAGTAATATCACTACAATAAAACATTTTCAAGTAAAAGAAGAAAAGGACTTTTTATCTTATGGAAGTAGCTCAAAAAACTTATATTTGCTGCTATTGGAAGACCTCTAG